One part of the Tenacibaculum sp. 190130A14a genome encodes these proteins:
- a CDS encoding DUF4252 domain-containing protein produces MKKYVIYTMSILMFALVSCNKPSLQKYIVESQDNSKFVTLDFSSSILPIKMKEGASESDKEAYASIRKVNVAFLPKNKATEEELTAERQKIKGIFKNSDYKVLMKFNDKKGKATLYYIGETDAIDEIVGFVDSKEMGVGVARLLGENMNPNAIMKMMRSVDVDEDSGQLESLKNMIESNVDSIKEN; encoded by the coding sequence ATGAAAAAATATGTAATTTATACGATGTCGATACTAATGTTTGCATTAGTATCCTGTAATAAACCATCTCTACAAAAATATATTGTGGAAAGTCAAGACAATTCAAAGTTTGTAACCTTAGACTTTTCTTCAAGTATTTTACCAATTAAAATGAAAGAAGGAGCTTCTGAAAGTGATAAAGAAGCCTATGCTAGTATAAGAAAAGTGAATGTAGCTTTTTTACCAAAAAATAAAGCAACGGAAGAAGAATTAACGGCAGAAAGACAAAAGATTAAAGGCATCTTTAAAAATTCTGACTACAAAGTATTGATGAAGTTTAATGATAAAAAAGGAAAAGCAACCTTATATTATATTGGAGAAACGGATGCAATTGATGAGATTGTAGGATTTGTTGATTCGAAAGAAATGGGAGTGGGAGTTGCAAGATTATTAGGAGAGAACATGAATCCTAATGCCATTATGAAAATGATGAGAAGCGTTGATGTAGATGAAGATAGTGGGCAATTAGAAAGCCTTAAAAATATGATTGAAAGTAATGTTGATTCTATAAAAGAGAATTAA
- a CDS encoding patatin family protein, whose product MKKALVISGGGSKGAFAGGVAEYLMKEKKKDYDMYLGTSTGSLMVSHLALHMLDELKELYTNVNQHSIFSNSPFRIKTVHGEKVVSIRHRNTLWNFINGRKTFGESKNLRKLIKKNITQKMHEKIREDNKEVIVTVSNLTANQIEYKSILECEYDDFCDWIWGSCNYVPFMSLLEKNNMQYADGGFGCLIPIREAILRGAKEIDAIILETEVTQINRLPAKNPFSLMLNVFDFMLEHVERHNVTIGKLSAKHNDVQLNLYYTPTVLTTNSLVFNKRMMTKWWKQGFDHAKHQDGNLMNDFRPELMPNDEIEDGLEESKKVS is encoded by the coding sequence ATGAAAAAAGCATTAGTAATTTCTGGAGGTGGTAGTAAAGGTGCGTTTGCAGGAGGTGTTGCAGAGTATTTGATGAAGGAAAAGAAGAAAGACTACGACATGTACTTAGGTACCTCTACTGGAAGTTTAATGGTTTCTCATTTGGCTTTGCATATGCTTGATGAGTTAAAAGAATTGTATACGAATGTGAATCAACACTCTATTTTTAGTAACAGTCCGTTTCGTATAAAAACTGTGCATGGAGAAAAAGTGGTGTCGATTCGACATAGAAATACACTATGGAATTTTATTAACGGACGTAAAACGTTTGGAGAAAGTAAAAATCTGCGTAAACTTATTAAGAAGAATATTACCCAAAAGATGCATGAAAAGATTCGTGAAGATAATAAGGAAGTAATTGTTACTGTTTCTAATTTAACAGCGAATCAAATAGAGTATAAGTCTATTTTAGAATGTGAATATGATGATTTTTGCGATTGGATTTGGGGTTCGTGTAATTATGTTCCTTTTATGAGTTTGTTAGAAAAGAATAATATGCAATACGCCGATGGTGGTTTTGGTTGTTTGATTCCGATTCGTGAAGCTATTTTAAGAGGTGCAAAAGAAATTGATGCCATTATTTTGGAAACAGAAGTAACACAAATAAATAGATTGCCTGCAAAGAATCCGTTTTCATTAATGTTGAATGTTTTTGATTTTATGTTAGAGCATGTCGAACGTCATAATGTGACTATAGGAAAGTTATCTGCTAAACATAATGATGTTCAGTTAAATTTATATTATACACCAACGGTATTAACCACAAACTCTTTGGTTTTTAATAAGAGAATGATGACCAAATGGTGGAAACAGGGTTTTGATCATGCCAAACATCAAGATGGTAATTTAATGAATGATTTTAGACCTGAATTAATGCCTAATGATGAGATTGAAGATGGATTAGAAGAATCTAAAAAAGTATCGTAA
- the hisB gene encoding bifunctional histidinol-phosphatase/imidazoleglycerol-phosphate dehydratase HisB → MKRVLFIDRDGTLIKEPADEQTDSFEKLQFYPKVFQGLSKIAKELDFELVLVTNQDGLGTDVYPENTFWPVHNFVMNTLREEGIEFQDEIIDRTFAKDNLPTRKPNTGLLTKYFSDEYDLTNSFVIGDRLTDVELAKNLGAQGIYINDETYLGADEITVKRDELDVYIALESNDWNTIYEFLKLKERSASIERNTNETQIKIAVNLDGDGTSNIDTGIAFFDHMLDQIARHGQMDLSIQVAGDLEVDEHHTIEDTAIALGEVFAKALSNKLGIERYGFCLPMDDCLAQVAIDFGGRNWLVWDAEFKREMIGKMPTEMFYHFFKSFTDGAKCNLNIKAEGINEHHKIEAIFKAFAKAIKVAVKRDVSKMILPSTKGAL, encoded by the coding sequence ATGAAACGAGTATTATTTATCGATAGAGATGGAACTTTAATTAAAGAACCAGCAGATGAACAAACAGATTCATTTGAAAAATTACAATTTTATCCAAAAGTATTTCAAGGATTAAGTAAAATAGCCAAAGAGCTTGATTTTGAGTTAGTATTGGTTACCAATCAAGATGGCTTAGGAACAGATGTTTATCCTGAAAATACATTTTGGCCTGTGCATAATTTCGTAATGAATACACTAAGAGAAGAAGGAATAGAGTTTCAAGATGAAATTATTGATCGAACTTTTGCTAAAGATAATTTACCTACAAGAAAACCAAACACAGGTTTATTAACAAAATATTTTTCTGATGAATATGACTTAACAAATTCATTTGTGATTGGAGATCGATTAACAGATGTAGAATTAGCAAAAAACCTGGGAGCACAAGGAATTTATATTAATGATGAAACATATTTAGGTGCGGATGAAATAACTGTTAAAAGAGATGAGCTAGATGTTTATATAGCCTTAGAAAGCAATGATTGGAATACCATTTATGAATTCTTGAAACTCAAAGAAAGATCAGCATCTATAGAACGAAATACAAATGAAACTCAAATTAAGATAGCGGTTAATTTAGATGGTGATGGTACTAGTAATATTGATACGGGAATAGCCTTTTTTGATCATATGTTGGATCAAATTGCACGTCACGGACAAATGGATTTGTCAATACAGGTTGCTGGAGATTTAGAGGTTGATGAACACCATACCATTGAAGATACGGCTATTGCTTTAGGGGAAGTCTTCGCGAAAGCTTTAAGTAATAAATTAGGTATTGAACGTTATGGGTTTTGCTTACCTATGGATGATTGTTTAGCACAAGTAGCAATTGATTTTGGAGGGCGAAACTGGTTAGTTTGGGATGCAGAATTTAAACGTGAAATGATTGGAAAAATGCCAACAGAAATGTTCTATCACTTTTTTAAATCGTTTACAGATGGTGCAAAATGTAACTTAAACATTAAAGCTGAGGGAATTAATGAGCATCATAAAATAGAAGCAATTTTTAAAGCTTTTGCAAAGGCCATAAAAGTGGCAGTTAAAAGAGATGTATCGAAAATGATTTTACCTTCTACAAAGGGAGCATTATAA
- a CDS encoding sigma-70 family RNA polymerase sigma factor, which translates to MKQSDFLKAVLPFKDKVFRLAKRLLVSTEEAEDATQELYFKLWKNKEKLSNYKNVEAFAMTMTKNYCFDRLKSKQASNLTLVHSNYKEKDTSLEKKVEHNDSVNQVHELIEKLPEQQKIIIQLRDIEQYDFDEICKMVDMKPTAVRVALSRARKTIREELIKKHNYGVS; encoded by the coding sequence ATGAAACAATCAGACTTTTTAAAAGCTGTATTACCATTTAAAGACAAAGTCTTTCGTTTAGCAAAGAGACTTTTAGTTTCTACCGAAGAAGCTGAAGACGCTACGCAAGAATTGTATTTTAAATTGTGGAAAAATAAAGAGAAGCTTTCAAATTATAAGAACGTAGAAGCTTTTGCTATGACTATGACGAAGAATTATTGTTTTGATAGATTAAAGTCGAAACAAGCAAGTAATTTAACTTTAGTTCATAGTAATTATAAGGAAAAAGATACGTCTTTAGAAAAGAAAGTAGAACATAATGATAGTGTAAACCAAGTACATGAACTCATTGAGAAGTTACCAGAACAACAAAAAATTATTATTCAGTTAAGAGATATTGAACAGTATGATTTTGATGAAATCTGTAAAATGGTAGATATGAAACCGACTGCAGTTAGAGTAGCATTATCAAGAGCAAGAAAAACCATAAGAGAAGAACTAATAAAAAAACATAACTATGGAGTTAGCTAA
- a CDS encoding DUF4252 domain-containing protein — protein sequence MKKVILLLAFLVTSTVSFGQSLFDKLEDLDEVSSVVVTKDMFELLQKFPDAKSDDMEIFNTAKGLNELKLFKTENSSVAAQMEGMVNKAIKNSNLTQLMRVKDKDSRVKIYVKATKNKDLVSEVLMFVKNTEKGQGTESVIVSLTGEIDVNKLSKIAHKYSDKEK from the coding sequence ATGAAAAAAGTAATATTATTATTAGCATTTTTAGTTACTTCAACTGTATCATTTGGACAGTCATTGTTTGATAAATTAGAAGATTTAGATGAAGTATCATCTGTAGTAGTAACAAAAGATATGTTTGAATTGTTACAAAAATTTCCAGATGCAAAATCTGACGATATGGAAATTTTCAATACAGCAAAAGGATTAAATGAATTAAAGCTTTTCAAAACCGAGAATTCAAGTGTTGCAGCTCAAATGGAAGGAATGGTAAACAAGGCCATCAAAAATTCGAATTTGACACAATTAATGAGAGTGAAAGACAAAGATTCTCGTGTGAAAATTTATGTGAAAGCAACTAAGAATAAAGATTTAGTAAGTGAAGTATTAATGTTTGTTAAGAACACTGAAAAAGGTCAAGGTACAGAGTCTGTGATTGTTTCTTTAACAGGGGAGATTGATGTAAACAAATTATCGAAGATTGCTCATAAATATTCTGATAAAGAAAAATAG
- a CDS encoding DUF72 domain-containing protein: MKFGKVENPELIDFSLPETNASTVTLLESIEKKEKPSVFVGCAKWNKQDLKGFYPRGTKDELAYYSKQFNSIELNATFYRQFPAEQFSKWKQKTPDNFKFFPKLTQEISHWKRLQDVADSVNYYLDAACNLEEKLGTIFLQLHSNFGAKNFERMQNFAASWPKGIPLAIEVRHPDWFEDLTVFNEFTDLLQNHNIANVLVDTAGRRDMMHMRLTNDEAFVRYVGANHPSDYTRLDDWVLRLKEWRTLGLNNIHFFIHQNLEVESPLLAAYFIKKLNKELGVNLKIPNEENNAQMSLL; the protein is encoded by the coding sequence ATGAAATTTGGAAAAGTAGAAAATCCAGAGTTAATAGATTTTAGTTTGCCAGAAACGAATGCAAGTACGGTTACGTTATTAGAATCTATAGAAAAGAAAGAAAAGCCTTCTGTTTTTGTAGGTTGTGCAAAATGGAATAAACAAGATTTAAAGGGATTTTACCCACGTGGTACTAAAGACGAATTGGCGTATTATTCGAAACAGTTTAATTCTATCGAGTTGAATGCAACTTTTTATCGTCAATTTCCAGCAGAACAATTTTCAAAATGGAAACAAAAGACTCCAGATAATTTTAAATTTTTCCCAAAGTTAACTCAAGAAATTAGTCATTGGAAGCGCCTACAGGACGTTGCAGATTCGGTAAATTATTATTTAGATGCTGCTTGTAATTTAGAAGAAAAATTGGGTACAATATTTTTACAGTTACATTCTAATTTTGGGGCAAAGAATTTTGAAAGAATGCAAAACTTTGCGGCTAGTTGGCCTAAGGGAATCCCTTTAGCTATTGAAGTTCGGCATCCAGATTGGTTTGAAGATCTTACTGTTTTTAATGAGTTTACAGATTTGTTACAAAACCATAATATAGCAAACGTATTGGTAGATACAGCGGGTAGGAGAGATATGATGCATATGCGTTTAACTAATGATGAAGCTTTTGTACGCTATGTTGGTGCAAATCATCCTTCTGATTATACACGATTAGATGATTGGGTACTTCGTTTGAAAGAGTGGAGAACTCTTGGATTGAATAATATTCACTTTTTTATTCACCAAAATTTAGAAGTCGAATCGCCGTTATTGGCTGCTTATTTTATAAAGAAATTGAATAAGGAGCTGGGAGTAAACCTTAAAATACCAAATGAAGAAAACAATGCTCAAATGAGTTTGTTATAA
- the hisC gene encoding histidinol-phosphate transaminase, with translation MFSLENIVRTNIKELAGYSSARDEFKGTAEVYLDANENPFGTLNRYPDPRQVNIKKRLSDIKQTKASQIFIGNGSDEVIDLAFRIFCEPGRDKALTFSPTYGMYDVSAAINNIELIKQPLLADFQINLNQLQPYLEMDDVKLIFICSPNNPTGNIINKEEILYILNNYHGIVIIDEAYIDFSTKASFISEIENYPNLVVSQTFSKAWGLAGARVGAAYANEKIIDLYNKVKPPYNVSSLNQEAILLALNSQTKFEIEKNILLIEREKMIPQLQQIPIVKKVYPTEANFVLVEVEDANELYKILVNKKIITRNRNSLVKNCLRITIGSPEENLKLINTLKEL, from the coding sequence ATGTTTAGTTTAGAAAATATTGTTCGTACAAATATCAAAGAATTAGCAGGATATTCATCTGCAAGAGATGAGTTTAAAGGAACAGCAGAAGTTTATTTAGACGCTAATGAAAATCCATTTGGTACATTAAACCGTTATCCAGATCCTAGACAAGTAAATATTAAAAAAAGACTTTCTGATATAAAACAAACAAAGGCAAGTCAAATTTTCATAGGAAACGGAAGTGATGAAGTAATTGATTTGGCATTTAGAATCTTTTGTGAACCAGGTAGGGACAAAGCATTAACATTTTCGCCAACTTATGGAATGTATGATGTATCTGCGGCTATAAACAATATAGAATTAATTAAACAGCCTTTACTAGCTGATTTTCAAATTAATCTAAATCAGTTGCAACCTTACTTAGAAATGGATGATGTGAAACTAATATTTATCTGTTCTCCAAATAATCCTACAGGAAATATTATCAATAAAGAAGAGATACTTTATATTCTAAATAACTATCATGGAATCGTAATAATTGATGAAGCTTATATTGACTTTAGTACTAAAGCATCTTTTATTTCAGAGATTGAAAATTATCCGAATCTAGTCGTAAGTCAAACATTTAGCAAGGCTTGGGGATTGGCCGGAGCAAGAGTTGGTGCTGCGTATGCAAACGAAAAGATTATTGACTTATATAATAAAGTAAAGCCTCCATACAATGTAAGTTCTTTAAATCAAGAAGCTATTTTATTGGCATTAAATAGTCAAACAAAATTTGAAATTGAAAAAAACATATTATTGATTGAGCGTGAAAAAATGATTCCTCAATTACAACAAATACCTATTGTAAAGAAAGTATATCCAACCGAAGCAAATTTCGTATTAGTTGAAGTAGAAGATGCTAATGAACTTTATAAAATATTAGTAAATAAGAAAATTATAACTAGAAATAGAAATAGTTTAGTTAAGAATTGTTTACGAATAACAATTGGAAGCCCAGAAGAGAATTTAAAACTAATCAACACACTAAAAGAATTATAA
- a CDS encoding S41 family peptidase, translating to MKFFKSTLLLLISIVIFSCSRDELSPENVQVQSFIWRGLNAYYLWQGEIPDLSDNKFISDQQLFNYLSDKGEPANFFNSLLYQKGTIDKWSWIVDDYVALEQAFQGTTRTTGMEFGIAEFKSDPTKVFGYVRYVVAGTDAANKGVTRGMIFTEVDGTELTQQNYRSLLFSNNNAYTIHLADFNAGDPITNATTINLTKSTNTENPILVAKTLDEGGKKIGYLMYNGFISNFDMQLNQVFAQFKADNITELIVDLRYNGGGSVNTATYLASMITGQFKGEIFAKQQWNSKFMNALADPDNLNNRFTDKIDSQSINSLNLTNVYFITTDGSASASELLMNGLVPHITVKSVGTKTHGKYVGSITLYDSPNFYNKVNINPNHKWAMQPIVLEIVNKDGNNDKDGIDPTVEFPEDYGNLGILGDKAEPLLARTLQLITTGSRAFSLQRVPFELKTISSSKANSPTYNNMYVELE from the coding sequence ATGAAGTTTTTTAAATCTACCCTCCTTTTATTAATCTCTATTGTTATCTTTTCGTGTAGTAGAGATGAGCTTTCTCCTGAAAATGTACAAGTACAAAGTTTTATATGGAGAGGTTTAAATGCATATTATTTATGGCAAGGTGAAATTCCTGATTTATCAGACAATAAATTTATTAGTGATCAACAATTATTTAATTATCTATCAGATAAAGGAGAACCTGCTAATTTTTTCAATTCTCTCTTATATCAAAAAGGAACGATTGATAAATGGTCTTGGATTGTAGATGATTATGTGGCTCTTGAACAAGCTTTTCAAGGTACTACTCGAACTACTGGTATGGAATTTGGAATTGCTGAATTTAAGTCTGACCCAACAAAGGTATTTGGATATGTACGATATGTTGTAGCAGGAACAGATGCAGCAAATAAAGGAGTTACAAGAGGTATGATTTTTACAGAGGTAGATGGAACCGAGTTAACCCAACAAAACTATCGTAGTTTATTGTTCTCAAATAATAACGCTTATACAATTCATTTAGCCGATTTTAATGCTGGTGATCCAATTACCAATGCAACTACCATAAACCTTACAAAAAGTACCAATACTGAAAATCCTATTTTGGTGGCAAAAACTTTAGATGAAGGAGGTAAAAAAATAGGTTACCTTATGTATAATGGTTTCATTTCTAATTTTGATATGCAACTTAACCAGGTATTTGCACAATTCAAGGCAGATAATATTACTGAGTTAATTGTTGATTTAAGATACAATGGTGGTGGTTCTGTTAATACTGCTACTTATTTAGCCAGTATGATTACTGGTCAGTTTAAAGGAGAAATTTTTGCCAAGCAACAATGGAATTCAAAATTCATGAATGCTTTAGCCGATCCTGATAATTTAAATAATAGATTTACAGATAAAATTGACTCGCAAAGTATCAATAGTCTTAATCTCACCAATGTATACTTTATTACTACTGATGGATCTGCTTCTGCCTCAGAATTACTTATGAATGGATTAGTTCCACATATAACTGTAAAATCTGTAGGTACTAAAACACATGGTAAATATGTTGGTTCTATTACATTGTATGATTCACCTAATTTTTATAATAAGGTAAATATTAATCCTAACCATAAATGGGCAATGCAACCCATTGTTTTAGAAATTGTTAATAAAGATGGAAACAACGATAAAGATGGTATTGACCCTACGGTTGAGTTTCCTGAAGACTATGGTAACCTCGGTATTTTAGGTGATAAAGCAGAACCTCTATTAGCCAGAACACTGCAGTTAATTACTACAGGATCAAGGGCATTTTCGTTACAAAGAGTTCCTTTTGAATTAAAAACAATTAGCAGTTCGAAAGCAAATAGTCCAACATACAATAATATGTACGTTGAATTAGAATAG
- the hisG gene encoding ATP phosphoribosyltransferase, with the protein MSKLKIAIQKSGRLNQDSLQILKECGVSIDNGKDQLKASASNFPLEVFYLRNGDIPQYLKDGVVDAAIIGENLLIEKGTGIEFIEKLGFSKCKVSLAIPKNENYTGISYFNKKKIATSYPETVKGFLKENNIEAQLHIINGSVEIAPNIGLADGICDIVSSGSTLFKNNLKEVEVLLTSEAVLAVSPKIEEEQKEVLNKLQFRIQSVLKGRKSKYILLNAPNEKLDKIISILPGMRSPTVLPLAEEGWSSVHSVLDRNEFWEIIDELKSNGAEGILVCPIEKMVV; encoded by the coding sequence ATGAGTAAATTAAAAATAGCCATACAAAAATCAGGAAGACTTAACCAAGATTCTCTTCAAATACTAAAGGAATGTGGAGTATCTATTGATAATGGTAAAGATCAATTAAAAGCGTCAGCAAGTAACTTTCCGTTAGAAGTTTTTTATCTCAGAAATGGTGATATTCCGCAGTACTTAAAAGACGGAGTAGTTGATGCAGCAATTATAGGAGAGAATTTGCTGATTGAAAAAGGAACGGGAATTGAATTTATTGAAAAGCTTGGATTTTCCAAATGTAAGGTTTCACTAGCCATTCCTAAAAATGAAAATTATACTGGAATATCTTACTTTAATAAGAAGAAGATAGCAACGTCTTATCCAGAAACAGTTAAAGGCTTTTTAAAAGAAAATAATATAGAAGCACAATTGCACATAATTAATGGATCGGTTGAAATTGCACCAAATATTGGTTTGGCTGATGGTATTTGTGATATTGTATCTAGTGGTTCTACCTTGTTTAAGAATAACTTAAAAGAAGTAGAAGTTTTACTTACTTCGGAAGCGGTTTTAGCAGTTTCTCCAAAAATAGAAGAAGAACAAAAAGAGGTGTTGAATAAACTTCAGTTTAGAATTCAGTCTGTTTTAAAAGGGAGAAAATCAAAATATATATTGTTAAATGCACCTAATGAGAAACTAGATAAAATTATTAGCATCTTACCAGGAATGCGAAGCCCTACAGTATTGCCATTGGCAGAAGAAGGATGGAGTTCGGTGCACTCTGTACTAGACAGAAATGAGTTTTGGGAAATAATTGACGAGTTGAAGAGTAATGGTGCAGAAGGAATTTTAGTTTGTCCAATAGAAAAAATGGTTGTGTAA
- the hisA gene encoding 1-(5-phosphoribosyl)-5-[(5-phosphoribosylamino)methylideneamino]imidazole-4-carboxamide isomerase codes for MRIIPAIDIIEGKCVRLTKGDYNTKKIYNENPLEVAKEFEANGIQFLHLVDLDGAKSSKIVNYKVLESIASKTNLKIDFGGGLKSDQDLRIAFESGANQITGGSIAVKKPDTFINWLSTFGNDKIILGADCKNRRIATHGWMQTSEVDVLDFIKDFEEIGITNVICTDVAKDGMLQGTSNELYKEIMQKTKINLIASGGVSRMEDLYKVKEIGCEGVIIGKAIYEGKITLKELQKLC; via the coding sequence ATGAGAATTATACCAGCTATTGATATTATTGAAGGCAAATGCGTTCGATTAACCAAAGGAGATTATAACACAAAAAAAATATATAACGAAAATCCATTAGAAGTAGCTAAAGAATTTGAAGCTAACGGAATTCAGTTTTTACATTTAGTAGACCTTGATGGAGCTAAGTCGAGTAAAATTGTCAATTATAAAGTTTTAGAAAGTATAGCGTCGAAAACCAATTTGAAAATAGATTTTGGGGGAGGGTTAAAATCTGATCAAGATCTAAGGATAGCATTTGAATCTGGAGCCAATCAAATTACAGGTGGGAGTATAGCTGTAAAAAAACCAGATACTTTTATTAATTGGTTATCAACCTTTGGAAATGATAAAATTATTTTGGGAGCTGATTGTAAGAATAGAAGAATAGCTACACATGGCTGGATGCAAACCTCTGAAGTGGATGTTTTAGATTTTATAAAAGACTTTGAAGAAATTGGTATTACAAATGTAATTTGTACTGATGTAGCTAAAGATGGTATGCTGCAAGGAACCTCAAACGAGTTGTATAAGGAGATAATGCAAAAAACAAAGATAAATCTTATAGCAAGTGGGGGAGTTTCTCGTATGGAAGATTTATATAAAGTTAAAGAAATTGGTTGTGAAGGTGTAATTATAGGAAAGGCAATCTATGAAGGAAAAATAACTTTAAAAGAATTACAGAAATTATGTTAA
- the hisH gene encoding imidazole glycerol phosphate synthase subunit HisH, translating into MIAIIKYNAGNIRSVQNAISRLGYKSIITDNPEEIRSATKVIFPGVGEASSAMNYLKNRELDKVILSLKQPVLGICLGLQLMCLSSEEGNTKCLGIFDAKTKKFPPQDKVPHMGWNSFSTIETSPLLKNICLEDNMYYVHGYYAEPCNETIATCDYIKEFSSVMQKNNFYAMQFHPEKSAQIGAQLLKNFLEL; encoded by the coding sequence ATGATTGCAATTATAAAATACAATGCTGGAAATATTAGATCTGTACAAAATGCTATCTCTCGATTAGGATATAAAAGTATCATTACAGATAATCCAGAAGAAATTAGAAGTGCCACAAAAGTAATTTTTCCGGGTGTGGGCGAAGCTAGTTCAGCAATGAATTATTTAAAGAATAGAGAATTAGATAAAGTTATTTTATCCTTAAAACAACCAGTACTTGGAATTTGTCTTGGATTACAGTTAATGTGTTTATCTTCTGAAGAAGGAAACACGAAGTGTTTAGGGATTTTTGACGCAAAAACTAAGAAGTTTCCTCCACAAGATAAAGTACCTCATATGGGATGGAACAGTTTTTCTACTATAGAAACATCTCCATTGCTTAAAAACATTTGTTTAGAAGATAATATGTATTATGTACATGGTTATTATGCTGAACCTTGTAATGAAACTATTGCAACTTGTGATTATATTAAGGAGTTTAGTTCAGTAATGCAAAAGAATAACTTTTATGCAATGCAATTTCACCCAGAAAAATCTGCTCAAATAGGTGCACAATTATTAAAAAACTTTTTAGAATTATAA
- the hisD gene encoding histidinol dehydrogenase produces the protein MKTIKNPPTKEWASICKRATLNQANLEKKVITILEDVKQNKDEALIRYGALFDGVELSSIQVTNEEITLAKTLISKELQEAIQLAKSNIERFHTSQKEQETKVETTKGVSCWRRSVAIEKVGLYIPGGTAPLFSTILMLGIPAKIAGCKEIVLCTPPNKEGKINPAILYTASLVGVTRIFKVGGAQAIGAMAYGTETIPNVYKILGPGNQYVTKAKELVQQEGIAIDMPAGPSEVLVVADESSNTEFVAADLLSQAEHGIDSQVVLTATDENTINRVIKELEKQLSSLERKEIASKALENSFSVVLNSIEECIEFSNVYAPEHLIIASSKASDYIEKITNAGSVFLGNYSCESAGDYASGTNHTLPTNGYAKNYSGVSLDSFIKKITFQEITKEGIVNIGNAIELMAEAEGLQAHKNAVSVRLKEVNNV, from the coding sequence ATGAAAACAATTAAAAATCCACCAACAAAAGAATGGGCTTCTATTTGTAAAAGAGCCACTTTAAATCAAGCTAATCTTGAGAAAAAAGTAATTACAATTTTAGAAGATGTTAAGCAAAATAAAGACGAAGCATTGATTCGATATGGAGCATTGTTTGATGGAGTAGAGCTTTCTTCTATACAAGTAACCAACGAAGAAATAACATTAGCAAAAACCCTAATTTCAAAAGAATTGCAAGAAGCAATTCAATTGGCAAAAAGTAATATTGAAAGATTTCATACTTCTCAAAAAGAACAAGAAACAAAAGTAGAAACAACAAAAGGAGTTTCTTGTTGGAGAAGAAGCGTAGCAATAGAAAAAGTAGGACTTTATATTCCTGGAGGAACCGCTCCTTTGTTTTCAACTATTTTGATGTTAGGTATTCCTGCCAAGATTGCTGGATGTAAGGAAATAGTTTTATGCACACCACCAAACAAAGAAGGAAAAATAAATCCGGCAATTTTATACACAGCTTCATTGGTAGGAGTTACAAGAATTTTTAAAGTTGGTGGAGCACAAGCAATTGGAGCTATGGCATATGGAACAGAAACGATACCGAATGTATATAAAATCCTAGGGCCAGGAAATCAGTATGTAACTAAAGCAAAAGAGTTAGTTCAACAAGAAGGTATTGCGATTGATATGCCAGCCGGACCAAGTGAGGTTTTAGTAGTTGCAGACGAATCTTCTAATACTGAATTTGTAGCGGCGGATTTACTTTCTCAAGCAGAACATGGAATTGATAGCCAAGTTGTTTTGACAGCGACTGATGAGAATACCATAAATAGAGTTATCAAAGAATTAGAAAAACAATTATCAAGTTTAGAACGCAAAGAGATAGCTTCAAAAGCTTTAGAAAATAGTTTTTCAGTAGTGTTAAACTCTATAGAAGAATGTATTGAGTTTAGTAATGTTTATGCGCCAGAGCACTTGATAATAGCTTCTAGTAAAGCTTCAGATTATATAGAAAAGATAACCAATGCAGGATCCGTTTTCTTAGGCAATTATAGTTGTGAAAGTGCAGGAGATTACGCTAGTGGAACTAATCATACCTTACCAACCAATGGGTATGCAAAAAATTATAGCGGAGTCTCTTTAGACAGTTTTATAAAGAAAATTACTTTTCAAGAAATCACAAAAGAGGGAATTGTAAATATTGGAAATGCTATAGAGTTAATGGCAGAAGCTGAAGGTTTACAAGCGCACAAAAATGCAGTTTCAGTAAGATTAAAAGAAGTTAATAATGTTTAG